The window TGCCCATTCTCACTAGCAAAGTAGCAAGTATGAGCCCATgtgtttatcattgtttaatTCTAAATATTCTAAATCATGACTCATGAGTAAGGTTCATCCGAGAACtattcatatatgaatataGGTAGATTAAGGATAATTTGATCTgtttatatatgaacaaatttgtTAACGTATACAATTTACATACGAACATGATATTATAACTTGAAGGTCTTCATGGAATCATGGTTctttcaattcaaatggttctcacattAACCTTTTCCATAAATCATAGTGTCAAACTATGCCATTTCCTAAGCATTTTTTAGGTATCTAGTTTGGGTCTAATGAGCTTGATTGATTGTGGGGATCAGGGAATATGAACAACTTTATATGAATTATTGTAGCTAATTTCAATCATATGCATTGTATATAATGAACATttaaatcttgtgcattgtaaGTATCcgagtatatgtggcaaccagaTAAGGTGTCACTTGTAAGCGAATGATTGGTCGAATATATACAATGTACAAAATTGAAGTTTGATACACATTATGACAATTCATATAAAGTTACTTAGATTCTATAATACTAATCCCTTAATAAACTTTAATAGTGTTTCATTTGGTCTGTGCTAAGTTGGGATTTATGAAATACCAACGACGCACGGTTTAAGTGGTTGATGTGGGGTATTTAATGACTTTAGGGATGAGTAGGTCATGGGTTTAAGTCTACATgtgacaaaatataaataaattgggTTCCGCGTTAGGTCAGTGGGTTTTCTCTCACCTATGTTGAGTTTTCTGTTGCCGATAGTCTTTGGGTCTGTAATCGAAGATGATTGGGTGAGTATTGGCCCTTTAGTGATCCAATTTACTATTAACAAAGAAAAGGTGTTTATATAGGTTTGTATCTGAAATTTCTATAAATGAATATAGGTTTCGAAAGACAagaggtaacctatttacacgaaattcctattaaaggtaacctattttgttttcgtctatttaaaggatccaattttcaaaaaattcctaataaaggatatatcgttagtttttgacaaacggagctcgttaagtgccacgtcaccAATGTCACAtcatcagttttgatgacgTTGCACTTAACGAGTCAGTTTTGACAAAAATTCCTaatttcgatatatatatatatatatattaaagtcaagtgccacgtcatcaaaactgatgacgtggcatcggTGATGACGTGGCATCGGTGACGTAGCACTTAACGAGCTctgtctgtcaaaaactaacgatatacgCTTTATTAGGAATCCCGGCAACGACAACGGTACACAATCCCGGAAAGATCcaaactctcaatctcaaaAACACGATCTGAATCTCGAAATCATAGGCTCAATCTCCGATCCAAGATACAGAAAAAAGAGCCGTTAGAGGTGAGAAAGTAGAGAgtggagagagaaagagaagagagagaaacccTTTTATTCATAATAGAATAGCGCTTTGTTTATTATAACTGCAATCGCAAAGGCCTAGCTTGGAATTTAGACAAAGGGCTCTTTCATTGTTTCATTTTGTAGGAGTATCTCTTTCATTGTTCTATGGCAACATAATTGTTAGTTTGTTACAACTTTgtactataaaataaaaaaaaattcaactacGAGGCAGGTGCTGTATGACCATCATGCTTACTTGTTTGCCCTCATCAGATTAACATTTCTTTTCAGGAcaaatattacaaaaatgtccCTTCTACAAAAGCTTAACTCATAACAGAAAGTGATGAGAACACAATTTTTAGTGGCAAAATATATCTATTTTTCGGAAAGAGTTTATTAGAGGGTTTGACTAGTATGAGGCTCATACAATTATATTCTCTATGTTCTTAACAATCAAAAGATACTTTTAAACtccatatatcatatcatatatatcaactagattaaacccgagCGATGCACGGGTcacaaataaatttaataatagtTTGTTAAGACAAAagagtacaaatatttacattctcataaaattaaaaatgtttggtttgtaaaaaaattgtaattttatcaccttataattattttcacGAAACAAATGAACatcattacaaaaataataataaagttcaaTAGATATGTAAgatttaaaaactaattaattacttCGTTGTATCATTCAGCTCATTATCACCATTCCTACACTTTCTTATTgagaaaaacaataatatataaacgATTGCTAATAAATACATCGATCTCCATTTAACATGAAGAATAGCCAATTCATATTGATTTCTAACTAAAAGAGAATCATTACTACATATCTATTGTTGTAAAATTATAAACATTAAATCCttaatcacaaaaaaaaaaaaaaagattttaaagaCATTTTGTAACCCATCATCCATTAAAAGCAATAAGACTTTTAAAATTGTAAAGCGTAATCaacataaagaaaaacaaaaaagagaaatggatgataactttttgaaaaacatattgtgatgaagaattaataataataaataaatagtagaaatatatatagatgttgaattatatttttgataaaaaaaaagaaaaagtcaatCAAATAATTTAAAGAGATTTAAGTATCTTTGTTATATTTGAACTTTTTTAAgagattatatttttttaatgtttattttgtttgaaaaaaaggAATATGGATACAATTTGTGTGAGGTTATCAGTAAACGTAAAGATAACatttgattattatatatttatatttatattagttatagttattattattattattattagtattattatgtTCGTATGAGTAATatgtttgaaaatataaattaaaaaattgaataaTTATTAAAGATTTGATTGTAAAGAAAAGATAAGATATAATCAAgttaacaaatatttatatagaaaaagtagtgtgaaacattttttaaattttacatgaacgtaagacgtaaagatgataaaacttattatatattaaaaatgttagatatataaaaaaaatggataaaagttaaaaataaaaccataaTTGTGTGAAAGttttcttgataaaaacatAAGAACCAAAAAGTTAAgtgtcaataaaataaaaatggaatttTGATTTGGGACAAAGTGAAAATATAGaaactttagggggttaaattgaaaactggtaaaaattattatgtgctATAGAAACTTGTATATTTCATGCATAAAGAACTTGTACATTTACATAGGCTTTTaggaatatattaaaaacattagatatataaaaaggcGGATGagaattaaaagtaaaaccgtactgtgtgaaagttgtttgatgaaaacataaaaactcaaaagttaagtgtcaagaaaatacaaACGAAAACTTTTATGTGggacaaaagtgaaaaaatagaaactttaaggggttaaaatgtaaagttggaaaaaattattagtttttagtaatatatttaaaaaaaactaaatatattaaaagacggatgaaaattaaagtaaaaccgtactgtgtgaaagttgtttgataaaaatatgaGAATCCAAAATTTACTATTAAGAAGATACAAACGAAAACTTTAATGTGGacaaagttaaaagataaaaagtttaaggagttaaatgaaagaatgataaaaattattatgtgttataagaacttgtacattccACACATAAACAATTTGTACATTCAtataagtttttagtatattataaatattagattgcatttaagaaaatgatatcattttcttaaatgcaatctaatatttataatatactaaaaactaatatttatatatatatatatatatatatatatatatatatatatatatatattttaactacTTACATGAATTCCATGGTATTAGATAAAATAATCTTAAAAATTCATTCATTCACCGTATTTGTAATTCATGGTAATTTTATCACCTTTCAACTTATAAAACAACCCATTTATATTAACTGACTAGTTAATTatcccgggttaaacccgggtatTTCTAAACAAGTTTCGTAAATACATGTTTATtactataaataaaacataaaaaaaatcgtaagtaaaaatgtctatattttaaAGGCAAGTAaacaatgttattatacattaggcttaaaagatttaaaaactttcaaatgaggggactaaaaatttaaatttaaaaaatgatgtcataaattaattatattaaaaaaataattaacaagaaaaagtttaataatgccaaataagatttttttaaaaacatattatgtcATCATaatcttactttatttatataagagatttaatgtttttattagaTGTACTAATCTCTTTCAtagtaaacatttcaaaaagctactttatttataaaatggGGCACATGTTGCTCAAAGAATGTGTCACATGTCGTACAAAGATACTTAAATCCATTTTTAgttatattggtagatatgagGATTTCAGGGTACCTTTGTTTATCCATGTTAACATCTGTTAGCCATGCTGTTAAGTAAATCTGCAAAATGATACGCATATAGTCTCAAGTCAGATTCACACATTCAATGGATGCTGCTTTATTTCAATGTTCAACAAGAAAGCATCAAATTGCATGTTAGTGCATTGGTGAACTATTAACATTCAATTACGTACTAATGCAATATAAAGAACTTATAAGCTTTGAAATGATATAACATGCTGACAATAAATACTACAGTTGGAACAGAAGAGAGATATCAACAATTAAACTGAGCATTCATCTTTCAAGTTTTATGGGCTAAAATGTTGTAGTAGGTTCAACTAACGCTTTTTACTTGTACTGTAAAAATGACTCGTTACCCAATCCATTCGCCAGCGGGCCTCATCTAGTCATATTACACCATAGGCTTAGTTGAGCTTATGAGTTCTATACCTGTAAGACATCAGAGTCTGCTTCAGTTGGTTGCATAAGAATCCCCGATTTGCAACCATCCAAGTTTGGAGGAGCCAAATCAGCAGATTCAAAATCTCTACAATCCAAGTTGCACCTACTCAAATCATCATGTTTACCTTCATAAATTTCATCGGACCAACATAGTTTTTTGTTGATCATATCTTCTTTAGCTGTAAGGGAGAGAAACTCTATCACAAGTAATCGCTGCACTTTCATATTCAAACCCTCGTATAAATCATATAAGCAAcactgtaattttttttttgtatattaacaTATATTGCAGTGTTCAAAGACATAAAAATTGTACCTTTAAGTTTAGTTCCAATTTAAACATCTGAACCAGTTCACCAGCTACTTTTTCTAGCATCATTATAAATGAAAACTTAGTTGCAACAAAGACAAAAGTCAGCTGAATAAAGAAAATAAGTAGAGTGGAATGTAAATGATGTGAAATATACCAAAAGATGATATAGACCAAAAAGTAAAGACTGGTATCCCTCCACCATCACCATTGTCATTGATGTCCTCAAAATTGTTAGAAAACTGTATAAACGGACTATTGGTTCCCCCCTTAAGGAAACATCTCAGGGATGTACTTGTGTTGACCATGCTAACTACTGTAGCCCCTGCCGATCAGGATATACATCAGCACTAATAcatattatatgcatatatacttAATGCATTCTAATGTGATGTGGGTTTTTAGTTCTTGATTTTTTAGTACTGATTGTATAGTATCATGTATAGTAGCTGAAACAAAATCTAATATAACCTCTGTTCATGTAATGTGCCTACCATGTCCTTGTACGAGGACAAGAGATTATCACGGTGAAGAGCCTGCACAGAACATAAAAATGTTGTCCCTAATCGTTTGATTCACAAAATATGAACAAGAGAGAAGTTACTGAAATAATAATCGTGTAATGATAGATATGAAATTCTGTTACAGACACTTGTATGTATAGACATAAACTGAACCATCATAACTATTCACGAATAGTCATGTCTATTCTAATCTATCTACCATTGTGTCTATTTACCGATAGTCACGACACTTCACAAGTAACTTCCCAACCTCCCATAACTTCTATTCGGTTGGTAACTTTATTCGTGACACACTAGACCCCTATATTTTCATATGACACAATATACATAATAAACCGAGCAATGATTCGGGATTAgggtaaaaaaaaacactcaatTAAATTGAAAATACAGAACACCTAAAGTATATATTCTATTTACCAAAACTACCAATACACTACTAATACTAGTAGGTTGCATTTAATCACGTGAAACTTGTAATAAGCGAGATTCGTTAACTTAAATTCCAAacaagtttttaatttatttattacaagtTTAACTTCTCTACTACACTCACTCACGGACAGTGGACCCGTTTGTTTATAGTACAACAAATAGGTAAGACCAGAATCGTTCTCAAGGACTATGTCTAAGAATGCAACTAGGTGTAATTCTAAGATTGTTGGgggttgtgaccgagttgtcacgaaacttaaactaataatattaaaagacaaTGAAATCCGGTATTACCGGGGCAGGCTGTTTCGGAAGAAACAAcgaaaagatttttgaaaactaaacaaaagaaaataataataatatgatacaTCTACTTGGAACTAGTTCATATGCAACCTAGATCATTTACCAAATCACTTATAACTGTTGAACGACTAATCACAACCAAGCTTCCTGTCAAATCCCCTGATTTAAATGGTTAAGATTCCTGTCAAGTCACCTAACTATTTAATTAAGCTTCCTGTTAAGTATATGCCCGTTATTCGCGAGTTATACATTTACCAATTACgaaaatcattatatattaatCACTTACATGCCAAAAACCATTGACTACTTCATGGACTCATACATTATACAAGCACGATTTATACAAACTATTACAGAAACCGCATACACTTATACTCCTTAGgtacacacacacataacaaTTTATCCAACTTAAAACACACAAAACGTACAAACCAAACATAAATCATCTTGATCAATTTCTTATAAGGTCGTCACGGAATCGTCAAGCACAACGGACGACGGATAGGCCTACTTTACTTCACTGCAACGCGTCCTAATGCACCTCGTTCTGTCCTTTAAGCTTAATCTCTGAAAGCTCTTTTTCAAAATAATCTCCAGCATACATGGGCGGATAACTATCAGCAAGAGGCGATTTCGCGAAGTGGCCTAAAGGCTTTAGAATAGCATCTGATGCCACATTTGAAAATAGCTAGCAAAACAACAATGAAAGTAAAcccaaaactaaattaaatgtTTCACAAAGTGATGCTGATCTacttaaagtaaaacaaatttgATAAGATCTTAACTATTGGATTATGATAAAACTAAAGTATGAAGATTCATAGACGACAAGTATATACATTGATGCACAAAATCTTCATGATGCATCACCACTTTTAATTTCAGTCTATTGaaaaaattgatttatttgatttattttagtATTTGTTTCATGTGAACTAgatgacaaaagttaaaaaagtgTGACCACATAAAAGATGGTTCACTCACTGTGGATGATACCCTCCAAAGGCTTCGGTTTTCTTGTTTTGCTGCTTGAATTGCTTTGAGTGTACTAGGAGTTACCACAACTTCATGCATACCAGCCTTACAGTCACCAGCAGTCATCCATTCTAACTGCAAGTCATTCACATTTTTGATCGAGTTAGCACGAACATCTTGACCCTAAATCACTTATAAGCTTTTACCTGTTTTCCAGCCTGAATAAGGAGACATTTTTCAGGAACTTTCACTTCAACTTTCTCCCCATTCCTCAGCCAGATACTTAACCCGGGAAATTTGCTTTTGTAGTGAattgttaaaaagtttatgTCGTAATGATATCCTGCAAACACGGTTCCTTCTTCACCATGGCTTCCTAAATCACTTCCTGTTGGTGCAAGTAGATGCGGACCCTGCATTCCAATGTATGCCAAATGATGAATATATCACTTGCTAGTATAATACTAAGGGAATACTTCAACATAGCGACGATAATCTGTGCTATTttaaaaagcaaaaatctgTTTAATCTACCTTAATTTTATCAAGATGAAGAAAATTGAGGCTCATAAATAACAGAACGTACTTGCATTTTTGGTGTCGATCATATATagcaatatatttttataatttttgtgaCAAAAAGAGCAACAAATTAGTAATTTGGCATGTTGTTATGATTgctaaaaaaatacaaatatcttATAGCAATTGATGAAGTATGTTGCTATTTTGGGGAGTTTTTCTTAAAGTCCAACAAACAGAATCGTCAAGGTACTCCATACGGAGTAACGAATTGGCAAAAAAGTCAGGCGATCCAATTTACTCTAGATCCGGGAAAAACCCAATAATGTGCCCACTATTGGCATAACaactaattaattttaaaacatatttgcCTCAAGGGTCTCCAAAAGAGATGGTCTCGTCTCCATGCCAATTGAGCTAAGCCCAATTGATTTTTTTGGGCAATTATCGGATCAATAAGCTAACTTACCAGCTTCATCAAGTTAGTAAAAGAGTCTTTTGGTAAGTCAAACCCAATTGCAGCCATCTCCGCAACAGCCTGAGCAATTCGGGTCAGATTATATAATAcgatatataacaaaataaaaatgaagctATCTGTTATGACTAGTAACAAACCTCTACAGTCTTTATCATTTTAAAACCCCATGAGTCCATGATCTTTTCCCATTCCGGGAAGCCTTCAGGTATGACTGGCTCAGAGTTCAATTcctaaatgaaaaaaaacacattaacaACAATCATCGGCCAGGTGACAGATGATTTGCAAAGGGAACATATATACGTAACCTTGAAACGAGTGTTGGATGGCCGAGGGCCAACCCTCCACATATATCGAGACTTAAGATCTGGAGTTGTTGGAATCGCTGGCTGACGATCTTTGGGTAGTGCTCTCAGCTTCTTTTGCATTTCGAGATCAACCATGCTACGAGGAATTTCGACTCCTCCTGGTGTTGAACCAACCTGTTCCATTTACAGTCAAACCTCTATGAATTAATACTCTATAAATTAAAAcctcgataaaattaataatttgtccaGACCCAACTTAAGAGATTAGTGGAAATCaacactcgataaattaataactcgctaaattaataaaatatctcagtcccaacactattaatttatagaggtttcaCTGTATTCACAAATTTAAGCCAGTTGAAGCAATTGATCATTGCTAAAGGCTGAATGTTAAAGagtctaatatatataatataacttgcAACACAATATATTCATGTGTCTGCTAAAACTATTGAGTGTGCATTGGTTGATTTACTTTAAGGAAATTGatatattatttacttttttttaactgtaAATGATACTTctatattatctaaaaaaatcaaatgagtTCTTTGGGCAAACTTTTCGTTTCTAAGTAACTATATGTTTCACCAAATTAGTCAAAAAAGATGAACTTGTTCCAATGATATAAAGGATCTAAGCTATAACGACTCGATCGGTTGTATACTTTAAGTTTGTCttaatatatataggtaatgtacattaaaaaaaataccaataCTTTTATGTCCAATTTGATTCCTAGACAAAAAGACTTTGAACAATGACGTGTCGTTATATGATTGgtctatataaacaaaaaaaatttaatttgttgatattagaaaatatttgaaactattttacatatatacatcgaGATTATTCAGGTTTCAATTGCCTATACACATTGAAACAACGtttaaaaatacattatttaCATTATTCTGTTTTGGGGTTAATTCCCTCATCAGCACAAAACGAAAAATATATGACCAACTTAATTATCGCTTAAATTCTGATATAAAAGACTGATTGACTGCTCAATGTAAAGGAATTATTACCTAGAATATTCAATATATCGATTTAAGTTTAAATTAAATGAGATATTTTAGCCAAGTCAAGTGGCCGGGTGAATGCCTATAATTAGGTCATTCACAAGCTAAAAGGTGACACATCAATTGAAAAAGGTAAGTTGAACCCAACATATTGGGAGTACTAGGTAGGTAGAAAAATACTACTTCGGATATTCCGTACACAAGTCAATGAACAAATTCTTGAATTGTTTTTTTAAGTCACGAATTTAATTAACAACCTTTGTTATTTTATTCAGcccaattaataataaacttcAATTTAGTAaactaaaattatacatatataaaagaaaaagtttttattctgaaatgtgttttattttcatTCATCATATCCTCTCATAGTTTCATGATATATGAATTggatattataaaacaagtattaaagtaaaacaaatatgacaagatcttaacccttaaatcatgattaaattgatgcatgaagattcacgaaactattaatgcatgatgattttcattttgtacgTTGGTTTTCAATAAAGAATTggatattataaaacaagtattaaagtaaaacaaatatgacaagatcttaacccttaaatcatggttaaattgatgcatgaagattcacgaaactattaatgcatgatgattttcatgtTATACGTTGGTTTTCAATAAAGAGAAACGTactattttatttgtttactttgatACTTGTTCTATTGTATCTGAAACCTTTATATGTTTCCTACGACTTCTACAATTTTTTTGTGAGtgtaataattttcaaaaataataacttgATGACATgacataatttaaatttttagaagTGGAAAATGACTCGTGATCCTTCGAATGAATATCTTggatatgatgtggcaaatcatatataaattgtGTTGTGTGCTTGCCGATATGAAGTTAGCATATATAAAGTCTTGATCACATCCAATTATAGGTACCTAACCCGAATCATTTAAGGTTCGGATTACTACTTACATAGTACATATAGTTCATTTATATGTCAAAACAATTGTCGTGTACGTACGTGTTAGTCATCTTAATTATTATGATGTACGATTTTTTATTATCTCATGACTAGCGGATGtaggttatattatatatagtgagGCGCGCGGCATGATCACTCGATCTTCCACTAGCCAATTTATAATGTACACCTGCATATTTATTCAATTATACGCAAACAAAATATGTAAGTTAGGATAAATTAAATATCAGCtttcaaaaatacataaaaatgacCTGGTAATGTTGGTGAGGACGCTCTTGAACACGCTTCACTTCATCAGGCTGTTCAAAATACTTCTCCATCATATCGATAAACCGGTCATTATCTTCAGACGAACATCTTGGATCTCTAACAAGCAACGCACCGGTTTCTCTAAGAATGCGGCTAACCTCCTTGCACACATTCTTGAGTTCAGGGTGCAAAACTTCGTCACAACTGAATGTGCCCGTCACCACATTCACATATGGTGAGAGATCGATCACCGGAATctccatttcaaaaaaaaaaaagttaaaaatgctTAATTAATTAGAAATATTTTTGGTCTAAGGAGAATTGATGAAGAAAATGTGATTGATATCGAACACAATGATCATGCATTTATAATGGTGCAAAACACTGTGTAATTTAGTACTGTTTTGTGTTGTATgtgaagattttttttttattattattatttttttttatggtacGTGGTGGGGAAGAATATTTCCATTACTTACCGGGACACAACCACACATTTACTTCATGCATGAGAGACATAGTATACGAtttatttatgtgtatatatatatatatatagatagatagatactcaaacaacatattttataacatacgcttttaaatgtttgtaaAGTAAG is drawn from Erigeron canadensis isolate Cc75 chromosome 9, C_canadensis_v1, whole genome shotgun sequence and contains these coding sequences:
- the LOC122583919 gene encoding uncharacterized protein LOC122583919, with the protein product MEIPVIDLSPYVNVVTGTFSCDEVLHPELKNVCKEVSRILRETGALLVRDPRCSSEDNDRFIDMMEKYFEQPDEVKRVQERPHQHYQVGSTPGGVEIPRSMVDLEMQKKLRALPKDRQPAIPTTPDLKSRYMWRVGPRPSNTRFKELNSEPVIPEGFPEWEKIMDSWGFKMIKTVEAVAEMAAIGFDLPKDSFTNLMKLGPHLLAPTGSDLGSHGEEGTVFAGYHYDINFLTIHYKSKFPGLSIWLRNGEKVEVKVPEKCLLIQAGKQLEWMTAGDCKAGMHEVVVTPSTLKAIQAAKQENRSLWRVSSTLFSNVASDAILKPLGHFAKSPLADSYPPMYAGDYFEKELSEIKLKGQNEVH